The Microlunatus antarcticus genome window below encodes:
- a CDS encoding ABC transporter permease — protein MTALASAPAQAGTAVRPAPLGRTYRFELLKLLTQWRVRLLLAACWLAPAVFVGVVSRQSALPADTVFGRLMGSTGWAGALVVLVFACLWALPLLTALVAGDVFAVEDRLGTWRHLLVAVRSKRAIFVSKALASATVILLLVVGLAVSGAAGGLVSVGDRPLAGLDGYPFTGSEVAGRYVLAWLSVLAPTAAFAAVGLLGSVALGRSPMGLATPAVLAVLLALVQLLPLPLAVRLALPSQAFVAWRGLFTEQAQTGPLLVGILVALVWAVAATALAYRLFLRRDFTDLANDGSGRRFVLAGLLPLAALTAATALVVSLVTPAGGTGIDAPRLEGSLATSYGHLYRLQTDELHRPAVTEAQLQTTAACDKGGSLVVDEGPGTDWRCVVSWHLPGTTAVGSAIYQLDVTADGRYVADGDGPAEVNGFFQVRTPSGDAPNPLWQFDGTVDLLQPPRKD, from the coding sequence GTGACCGCGCTCGCGTCGGCCCCCGCTCAGGCCGGGACCGCCGTACGCCCCGCACCGCTGGGCCGCACGTACCGCTTCGAGCTGCTCAAGCTGCTGACGCAGTGGCGCGTACGGCTGCTGCTCGCGGCGTGCTGGCTCGCGCCGGCCGTGTTCGTGGGGGTCGTGAGCCGGCAGAGCGCACTGCCCGCCGACACCGTCTTCGGCCGGCTGATGGGCTCGACCGGCTGGGCCGGCGCCCTGGTCGTGCTGGTCTTCGCCTGCCTCTGGGCGCTCCCGCTGCTGACCGCGCTGGTCGCCGGCGACGTCTTCGCCGTCGAGGACCGGCTCGGGACGTGGCGGCACCTGCTGGTCGCGGTCCGCTCCAAGAGGGCGATCTTCGTCAGCAAGGCCCTCGCCAGCGCGACCGTCATCCTGCTGCTGGTCGTCGGTCTCGCCGTCTCGGGCGCGGCCGGCGGGCTCGTCTCGGTCGGGGACCGCCCGCTGGCCGGGCTCGACGGCTACCCCTTCACGGGGTCGGAGGTCGCCGGTCGCTACGTCCTCGCCTGGCTGAGCGTCCTGGCGCCGACGGCGGCCTTCGCCGCGGTCGGGCTGCTCGGGTCCGTGGCCCTGGGGCGCTCGCCCATGGGGCTGGCCACGCCGGCCGTGCTCGCCGTGCTCCTCGCGCTCGTCCAGCTGCTGCCGCTCCCGCTCGCCGTCCGGCTGGCGCTGCCGAGCCAGGCGTTCGTCGCGTGGCGGGGCCTGTTCACCGAGCAGGCGCAGACCGGGCCCCTCCTGGTCGGGATCCTGGTCGCCCTCGTCTGGGCCGTCGCGGCGACCGCGCTGGCGTACCGCCTGTTCCTCCGGCGGGACTTCACCGACCTGGCCAACGACGGCTCCGGCCGCCGGTTCGTGCTCGCCGGCCTGCTGCCGCTCGCGGCACTGACCGCGGCGACCGCCCTGGTCGTGAGCCTCGTGACCCCGGCCGGCGGCACCGGGATCGACGCGCCCCGGCTGGAAGGCTCGCTCGCGACCTCGTACGGGCACCTCTACCGGCTCCAGACCGACGAGCTGCACCGGCCCGCCGTCACGGAGGCGCAGCTGCAGACCACCGCGGCCTGCGACAAGGGCGGCTCGCTCGTGGTCGACGAGGGCCCCGGCACCGACTGGCGCTGCGTCGTCTCGTGGCACCTCCCGGGCACGACCGCGGTCGGGTCCGCCATCTACCAGCTCGACGTCACGGCCGACGGGCGCTACGTGGCCGACGGGGACGGACCGGCCGAGGTCAACGGCTTCTTCCAGGTCCGGACCCCGTCCGGGGACGCGCCCAACCCCCTCTGGCAGTTCGACGGCACCGTCGACCTGCTGCAACCCCCACGGAAGGACTGA
- a CDS encoding glycosyltransferase family 39 protein, which translates to MTTLQQRPSPPSEVRPPSSSPLDQVAEEPRRLQHGVVAVSVVVMLAVGFWGLDRGSMWLDETATYTVVMRPVHQILAVLDNIDLVHGAYYLLMHVWMLPGGGEAWMRAPSVLGMGVAAGATAALGNRLAGVRAGLAAGLLFAGWPLVSYYAQEGRSFALVTGAVLVATYCLVRALSGGRRRWWWGYAASIVVATTLNELAVLALLAHAVTVVLSRPAWRVWRWWVASVLACGVLMAPVALMSLAQSDQVSHTSSLGWSTVTLLRDRFFGSSSWLLVMVLALVVLGSVVEVQRRRRRTGGGLALVALPLLVVPVVALLTVSLVQPLFEVRYVLFCVAALPLLAARGVEQLARWAAHRTGRTAVGWAVAGFLVLAVSVAHVPDLRHERTVDSRSQDFAGAAAVLRAQARPGDAVLFLPLSFRLGAMAYPDGFTQVDDIALDRSAVRAANLRGTARKPDDVRAAMLARERIWVFGTRGLRVKSTDRAGTNEMAVLSAHFVQERRLLVRGVEVDLYVRRDA; encoded by the coding sequence ATGACCACACTCCAGCAGCGCCCCTCGCCCCCGTCCGAGGTGCGACCCCCGTCCTCCTCACCTCTCGACCAGGTCGCCGAGGAGCCTCGCCGGCTCCAGCACGGCGTCGTCGCGGTGTCGGTCGTCGTGATGCTGGCGGTCGGGTTCTGGGGCCTGGACCGCGGGTCGATGTGGCTGGACGAGACGGCGACGTACACCGTCGTGATGCGCCCGGTCCACCAGATCCTGGCCGTGCTCGACAACATCGACCTCGTCCACGGCGCCTACTACCTCCTCATGCACGTCTGGATGCTGCCGGGCGGCGGCGAGGCGTGGATGCGTGCGCCGTCGGTGCTGGGCATGGGCGTCGCGGCGGGCGCGACCGCCGCCCTGGGGAACCGGTTGGCCGGCGTCCGCGCGGGGCTGGCCGCCGGACTGCTCTTCGCGGGCTGGCCGCTGGTCTCCTACTACGCGCAGGAGGGCCGGTCGTTCGCGCTGGTCACCGGGGCCGTCCTCGTCGCGACGTACTGCCTCGTCCGCGCTCTGTCGGGTGGCCGCCGCCGCTGGTGGTGGGGCTACGCGGCGTCGATCGTCGTCGCGACGACCCTGAACGAGCTCGCGGTGCTGGCGCTGCTCGCGCACGCGGTGACCGTGGTGCTGAGCCGGCCGGCCTGGCGGGTCTGGCGGTGGTGGGTGGCGTCCGTGCTGGCGTGCGGGGTGCTGATGGCGCCGGTGGCGCTGATGTCCCTGGCCCAGTCCGACCAGGTCAGCCACACGTCGTCGCTGGGCTGGAGCACGGTGACGCTGCTGCGGGACAGGTTCTTCGGCTCGAGCTCTTGGCTCCTCGTCATGGTCCTCGCGCTCGTGGTGCTGGGCAGCGTGGTCGAGGTGCAGCGCCGGCGGCGCCGTACGGGCGGTGGCCTCGCGCTCGTGGCGCTGCCGCTGCTGGTGGTCCCGGTCGTCGCCCTGCTGACGGTCTCCCTCGTGCAGCCGCTCTTCGAGGTCCGCTACGTCCTGTTCTGCGTCGCCGCCCTCCCGCTCCTCGCCGCCCGCGGGGTCGAGCAGCTCGCCCGGTGGGCCGCGCACCGCACCGGCCGCACGGCGGTCGGCTGGGCGGTCGCCGGGTTCCTCGTGCTGGCCGTGAGCGTCGCCCACGTCCCCGACCTGCGTCACGAGCGGACCGTCGACTCCCGCTCCCAGGACTTCGCCGGTGCCGCCGCCGTCCTGCGGGCGCAGGCCCGGCCCGGTGACGCGGTCCTCTTCCTCCCGCTGAGCTTCCGCCTCGGCGCGATGGCCTACCCGGACGGGTTCACCCAGGTCGACGACATCGCCCTCGACCGCTCGGCCGTCCGGGCCGCCAACCTCCGCGGGACCGCCCGCAAGCCCGACGACGTCCGCGCGGCGATGCTCGCCCGCGAGCGGATCTGGGTCTTCGGCACCCGGGGCCTCCGGGTCAAGAGCACCGACCGCGCCGGGACCAACGAGATGGCCGTGCTGAGCGCGCACTTCGTGCAGGAGCGCCGCCTCCTCGTCCGTGGCGTCGAGGTCGACCTGTACGTCCGCCGCGACGCCTAG
- a CDS encoding ABC transporter ATP-binding protein, whose amino-acid sequence MRARGVSKSFGDVVALDQVDLDLEAGQVHGLVGPNGAGKSTLLGLLLGLSAADRGTLSILGAPVGRNLVVPAGVAGFVDEPGLYPSLTPRQNLAALASLRGGPRGEAGPDIDAALEQVGLADVADDRVRGFSLGMRQRLGLASAMLTGPQLLVLDEPANGLDPAGRRHVNRVIAGLAAAGTAVVLSSHRMDDLAELCSDVSILTAGRVVFSGPVEKLAAETGDLDYRLRTTDVAVARELAAQTRSLRLPAQEDHLRGDPDVLLVRGSVEAVDDLVVRLVGAGVGIRELGPVVPPLEAAFLALTQDQEALS is encoded by the coding sequence GTGCGCGCACGTGGCGTGTCGAAGTCCTTCGGCGACGTCGTGGCGCTCGACCAGGTCGACCTCGACCTGGAGGCGGGCCAGGTCCACGGGCTTGTCGGTCCGAACGGGGCGGGCAAGTCGACGCTCCTGGGTCTCCTCCTCGGTCTGAGCGCCGCGGACCGCGGCACGCTGTCGATCCTCGGCGCACCCGTCGGGCGGAACCTCGTCGTGCCGGCCGGGGTCGCGGGCTTCGTCGACGAGCCCGGCCTCTACCCCTCGCTCACCCCGCGGCAGAACCTGGCCGCCCTCGCGTCGCTGCGCGGTGGCCCGCGGGGTGAGGCCGGCCCTGACATCGACGCGGCGCTCGAGCAGGTCGGTCTGGCCGACGTGGCCGACGACCGCGTACGCGGCTTCTCCCTCGGCATGCGACAGCGGCTCGGGCTGGCGTCGGCCATGCTCACCGGGCCGCAGCTGCTCGTCCTCGACGAGCCGGCCAACGGGCTGGACCCGGCCGGCCGGCGCCACGTGAACCGCGTCATCGCCGGCCTCGCCGCCGCGGGGACGGCCGTCGTGCTGTCCAGCCACCGGATGGACGACCTGGCCGAGCTCTGCTCCGACGTCTCCATCCTCACCGCCGGACGTGTCGTCTTCTCCGGTCCGGTGGAGAAGCTCGCGGCCGAGACCGGGGACCTGGACTACCGGCTGCGCACCACCGACGTCGCCGTCGCCCGTGAGCTGGCGGCGCAGACCCGGAGCCTGCGGCTGCCGGCGCAGGAGGACCACCTGCGCGGCGACCCGGACGTCCTCCTCGTGCGCGGCTCCGTCGAGGCGGTCGACGACCTCGTCGTCCGCCTGGTCGGGGCGGGCGTCGGGATCCGTGAGCTCGGTCCGGTCGTGCCCCCGCTCGAGGCCGCGTTCCTGGCTCTCACGCAGGACCAGGAGGCACTGTCGTGA